From the Prunus dulcis chromosome 4, ALMONDv2, whole genome shotgun sequence genome, one window contains:
- the LOC117625894 gene encoding ammonium transporter 3 member 1-like isoform X1 has translation MAASPPPYNPVPVAYQGGAGAVPVWLNKGDNAWQMVAATLVGLQSVPGLVILYGSIVKKKWAVNSAFMALYAFAAVVICWVSWAYKMSFGDKLLPFWGKAGPALGQKFLINQAALPASTHYFSDHKTVETAEITPWYPMATMVWFQCVFAAITLILLAGSVLGRMNFKAWMMFVPLWLTFSYTVGAFSLWGGGFLFHWGVMDYSGGYVIHLSSGIAGFTTAYWVGPRVKKDRERFPPNNVLLVLAGAGLLWMGWAGFNGGDPYAANTDSSMAVLNTNICAATSFLVWTWLDVIFFEKPSVIGAVQGMITGLVCITPAAGLVQGWAAIVMGVMSGSVPWFTMMIVDKRWKLLSAVDDTLGVVHTHAVAGFLGGILTGLFAEPELCALFLPVTNSRGGVYGGSGGMQILKQIVGALFVIGWNIVVTSIICLVLRCIVQLCMPEEQLLIGDDAVHGEEAYALWGDGEKYDVTRHELCSDDMSHAQKYPPSGATQVV, from the exons ATGGCTGCTAGTCCTCCTCCATATAACCCCGTGCCGGTTGCGTACCAGGGAGGTGCCGGCGCGGTGCCAGTATGGTTGAACAAAGGGGACAACGCATGGCAAATGGTAGCAGCCACACTCGTCGGCCTCCAAAGCGTGCCGGGTCTTGTTATCCTGTACGGAAGCatagtaaaaaagaaatgggcAGTGAACTCAGCTTTCATGGCTCTCTACGCTTTTGCGGCGGTCGTAATCTGCTGGGTGTCGTGGGCTTACAAGATGTCGTTTGGGGACAAGCTCCTACCCTTCTGGGGCAAAGCTGGCCCTGCCTTgggccagaagttcctcatcAACCAGGCAGCTCTGCCTGCGAGCACGCACTACTTCAGCGACCACAAGACTGTGGAGACTGCTGAGATCACACCCTGGTACCCGATGGCGACCATGGTGTGGTTTCAGTGCGTGTTTGCAGCCATTACGCTGATACTGCTGGCGGGGTCGGTGCTTGGGAGGATGAACTTCAAGGCGTGGATGATGTTCGTGCCGCTTTGGCTTACATTTTCATACACTGTCGGAGCGTTCAGCTTGTGGGGTGGAGGGTTCTTGTTCCATTGGGGTGTCATGGACTATTCCGGTGGTTATGTCATTCATCTTTCTTCCGGGATTGCTGGCTTCACCACTGCTTACTgg GTAGGACCAAGGGTGAAGAAGGACAGGGAGAGATTTCCACCAAACAACGTACTTCTGGTGTTAGCAGGAGCTGGGTTGCTGTGGATGGGATGGGCAGGTTTCAACGGGGGAGATCCGTACGCGGCAAACACGGACTCATCCATGGCCGTCCTCAACACCAACATCTGCGCCGCCACGAGCTTCTTGGTTTGGACTTGGCTCGATGTCatcttctttgagaagccttCCGTCATTGGAGCTGTCCAAGGAATGATCACTGGCCTCGTCTGCATTACTCCTGCTGCAG GTCTTGTTCAAGGATGGGCCGCTATAGTGATGGGAGTTATGTCAGGCAGTGTGCCATGGTTCACCATGATGATAGTGGACAAGAGGTGGAAACTGCTATCCGCAGTTGACGACACCCTTGGTGTAGTTCACACCCACGCCGTGGCCGGGTTTCTTGGCGGCATTTTAACGGGGCTTTTCGCTGAGCCTGAACTATGTGCACTCTTTTTGCCCGTCACAAACTCGCGCGGAGGCGTGTACGGAGGCTCAGGAGGAATGCAAATCCTCAAACAAATTGTGGGAGCCCTATTTGTCATTGGATGGAATATTGTGGTCACCTCCATTATTTGCCTAGTCTTACGGTGTATAGTTCAGTTGTGCATGCCGGAGGAACAGTTGCTGATTGGGGATGACGCAGTGCATGGAGAAGAGGCATATGCATTGTGGGGTGATGGGGAGAAGTATGATGTTACTAGGCATGAGCTTTGCTCCGATGATATGTCACACGCTCAAAAATATCCACCCAGTGGTGCCACTCAGGTGGTCTAA
- the LOC117625894 gene encoding ammonium transporter 3 member 1-like isoform X2 has protein sequence MAASPPPYNPVPVAYQGGAGAVPVWLNKGDNAWQMVAATLVGLQSVPGLVILYGSIVKKKWAVNSAFMALYAFAAVVICWVSWAYKMSFGDKLLPFWGKAGPALGQKFLINQAALPASTHYFSDHKTVETAEITPWYPMATMVWFQCVFAAITLILLAGSVLGRMNFKAWMMFVPLWLTFSYTVGAFSLWGGGFLFHWGVMDYSGGYVIHLSSGIAGFTTAYWVGPRVKKDRERFPPNNVLLVLAGAGLLWMGWAGFNGGDPYAANTDSSMAVLNTNICAATSFLVWTWLDVIFFEKPSVIGAVQGMITGLVCITPAAGLVQGWAAIVMGVMSGSVPWFTMMIVDKRWKLLSAVDDTLGVVHTHAVAGFLGGILTGLFAEPELFLRCIVQLCMPEEQLLIGDDAVHGEEAYALWGDGEKYDVTRHELCSDDMSHAQKYPPSGATQVV, from the exons ATGGCTGCTAGTCCTCCTCCATATAACCCCGTGCCGGTTGCGTACCAGGGAGGTGCCGGCGCGGTGCCAGTATGGTTGAACAAAGGGGACAACGCATGGCAAATGGTAGCAGCCACACTCGTCGGCCTCCAAAGCGTGCCGGGTCTTGTTATCCTGTACGGAAGCatagtaaaaaagaaatgggcAGTGAACTCAGCTTTCATGGCTCTCTACGCTTTTGCGGCGGTCGTAATCTGCTGGGTGTCGTGGGCTTACAAGATGTCGTTTGGGGACAAGCTCCTACCCTTCTGGGGCAAAGCTGGCCCTGCCTTgggccagaagttcctcatcAACCAGGCAGCTCTGCCTGCGAGCACGCACTACTTCAGCGACCACAAGACTGTGGAGACTGCTGAGATCACACCCTGGTACCCGATGGCGACCATGGTGTGGTTTCAGTGCGTGTTTGCAGCCATTACGCTGATACTGCTGGCGGGGTCGGTGCTTGGGAGGATGAACTTCAAGGCGTGGATGATGTTCGTGCCGCTTTGGCTTACATTTTCATACACTGTCGGAGCGTTCAGCTTGTGGGGTGGAGGGTTCTTGTTCCATTGGGGTGTCATGGACTATTCCGGTGGTTATGTCATTCATCTTTCTTCCGGGATTGCTGGCTTCACCACTGCTTACTgg GTAGGACCAAGGGTGAAGAAGGACAGGGAGAGATTTCCACCAAACAACGTACTTCTGGTGTTAGCAGGAGCTGGGTTGCTGTGGATGGGATGGGCAGGTTTCAACGGGGGAGATCCGTACGCGGCAAACACGGACTCATCCATGGCCGTCCTCAACACCAACATCTGCGCCGCCACGAGCTTCTTGGTTTGGACTTGGCTCGATGTCatcttctttgagaagccttCCGTCATTGGAGCTGTCCAAGGAATGATCACTGGCCTCGTCTGCATTACTCCTGCTGCAG GTCTTGTTCAAGGATGGGCCGCTATAGTGATGGGAGTTATGTCAGGCAGTGTGCCATGGTTCACCATGATGATAGTGGACAAGAGGTGGAAACTGCTATCCGCAGTTGACGACACCCTTGGTGTAGTTCACACCCACGCCGTGGCCGGGTTTCTTGGCGGCATTTTAACGGGGCTTTTCGCTGAGCCTGAACTAT TCTTACGGTGTATAGTTCAGTTGTGCATGCCGGAGGAACAGTTGCTGATTGGGGATGACGCAGTGCATGGAGAAGAGGCATATGCATTGTGGGGTGATGGGGAGAAGTATGATGTTACTAGGCATGAGCTTTGCTCCGATGATATGTCACACGCTCAAAAATATCCACCCAGTGGTGCCACTCAGGTGGTCTAA
- the LOC117625646 gene encoding putative disease resistance protein RGA3 codes for MADALISVLLERLASTTYEYMEGRVKLVLNAEEDVGKFTRTLRVIQAVLEDAEQRQVTDQAVKIWLDELKDISYQMVDVLDEWNTNILKQQVEKQEREGDPNALVTKKKVRFSSFSRYFCLGKVSRVILRHDIALKIKDLNDKLTEIYEERKKYQFLSKELGIQQPQQPQRPQTASFVDISEIFGRENEKKVLITNLLSDSSAEGKGLLIIPIVGMGGMGKTTLTQLAYNDDRVKTHFDLRKWVCVSDPFDEIKIAKAIIGQNAPNSNELDEVLQCMSTSIQGKRFLLVLDDVWTDDPKKWEQLKVPFQNGAKGNRILVTTRKHEVAKMMKASNVINLRELNDECCLSIFNHMAFSDRDVHEFGDISKEIVKKCKGLPLAAKTLGSLMQNKTKMGEWKEVLNSQIWNLEKVEQEVFQPLFLSYNDLAPTIKCCLLYCATFPKDYKFKRDDLIKLWMAQDYVISKGNKEKGTTGDAVFDNLVARSFFQDFEIDLDTSTITGCKMHDIVHDFVQFLTKNECLIIDHGEETTSESKVFGDKVRHLTLRYVPEGPLPLFISSYDCKNLRTLATFDSRITTIDPNLILQLKCLRTLNLSLNPIKELPKEIGELIHLRHIDLSFNHILKKLPDTICGLYNLSTLRLVCCSNLTKLPENMGNLINLKHLYVDGCGLLKSFPKVIGRLTSLQTLDVCSCGGDKDEEFQIGDLRNLNLEGSLKIQLRGDATDKSEVEKAQLLDKKLFNLTVDFAGQTNSAEILNALRPHPDLESLRIWSYNGTMWPNWIQSLHNLRFLTVRWGTPCELWPLGKLECLERLVLYSMEGVKKVGVEFLGLEDQTSFRIRSPQILFPKLKQLHFYNMSNWEEWEGVEEWTKEDSEITIMPCLSELRIGGCELLKALPDFIFKTPLQTLGIIRCRRLAEHYEEGNGEWAKISANIRIYSR; via the coding sequence ATGGCTGATGCGCTCATTTCCGTGCTGCTAGAACGGTTGGCCTCGACAACCTATGAATACATGGAAGGAAGGGTGAAACTTGTTTTGAACGCTGAGGAAGATGTTGGGAAATTCACTCGGACTCTCCGAGTTATTCAAGCTGTGCTTGAGGATGCAGAGCAACGCCAAGTGACGGATCAAGCTGTCAAAATCTGGTTGGATGAGCTGAAAGATATATCCTACCAGATGGTGGATGTGCTGGATGAGTGGAACACAAACATTCTCAAACAACAAGTTGAGAAGCAAGAAAGAGAAGGTGATCCAAATGCTCTTGTTACAAAGAAGAAGGTAcgtttctctagtttctcccGTTACTTTTGTCTTGGCAAAGTCAGTAGGGTGATTCTTCGCCATGACATTGCtctgaaaataaaagatctgAATGATAAGTTAACTGAGATTTatgaggaaagaaaaaagtaccAGTTTCTAAGCAAAGAATTAGGCATTCAACAACCTCAACAACCTCAACGACCTCAAACTGCATCTTTTGTCGATATATCTGAGATATTTGGtcgagaaaatgaaaaaaaggttttgataACAAACTTGTTGAGTGATAGTAGTGCGGAAGGGAAGGGGCTCCTTATCATCCCTATTGTCGGGATGGGAGGCATGGGAAAAACAACTTTAACCCAACTAGCCTATAATGATGACCGAGTCAAAACCCATTTTGATTTGAGGAAATGGGTTTGTGTTTCAGACCCTTTTGATGAGATTAAGATTGCCAAAGCCATTATTGGTCAAAACGCCCCAAATTCAAATGAGTTGGATGAGGTCTTGCAATGTATGTCTACATCCATCCAGGGCAAAAGGTTTCTCCTTGTCCTGGATGATGTATGGACCGATGATCCTAAAAAGTGGGAACAACTAAAGGTGCCATTCCAAAATGGTGCTAAAGGCAACAGAATATTGGTGACCACAAGAAAACATGAGGTTGCTAAAATGATGAAAGCAAGCAACGTGATCAATCTGAGAGAGTTGAATGATGAATGTTGTTTGTCAATCTTCAATCACATGGCCTTTTCGGATAGGGATGTACATGAGTTTGGAGATATTAGTAAGGAAATTGTAAAGAAGTGTAAAGGTTTGCCTCTTGCTGCAAAGACTTTGGGTAGTCTCATGCAGAATAAGACAAAAATGGGAGAATGGAAAGAAGTTTTGAATAGTCAGATATGGAATCTAGAGAAGGTCGAGCAAGAAGTTTTCCAACCCCTATTCCTAAGTTATAATGATTTGGCCCCAACAATTAAATGTTGCCTTTTATATTGTGCTACTTTTCCAAAAGATTACAAGTTTAAACGAGATGATTTGATTAAACTTTGGATGGCACAAGACTATGTTATTTCGAAAGGGAATAAAGAAAAGGGAACAACAGGTGATGCAGTTTTTGACAACTTAGTGGCACGGTCATTTTTCCAAGATTTTGAGATAGATCTTGACACCAGTACCATTACAGGTTGCAAAATGCATGATATTGTGCATGACTTTGTACAATTTCTCACCAAGAATGAGTGTTTGATTATCGATCATGGTGAGGAAACTACCAGCGAATCAAAGGTATTTGGTGATAAAGTTCGTCATTTGACCTTGAGATATGTTCCTGAAGGTCCACTTCCACTTTTTATCTCATCTTACGATTGCAAAAATCTCCGCACGCTCGCAACTTTTGATTCAAGAATTACTACCATAgacccaaatttaattttacaatTGAAATGTCTTAGGACATTAAATTTGAGTCTTAATCCCATCAAAGAACTCCCGAAGGAGATTGGTGAATTGATACATTTGAGGCATATTGATTTGTCTTTCAATCATATACTGAAGAAATTACCAGACACTATTTGTGGTTTGTACAATTTGTCAACCTTGCGCCTTGTGTGCTGCTCTAACCTTACAAAACTGCCTGAAAACATGGGAAACTTGATTAACTTAAAGCATCTTTATGTTGACGGTTGTGGTCTTCTGAAGTCGTTCCCCAAAGTGATAGGGAGATTAACAAGTTTGCAAACACTAGATGTGTGTTCATGTGGTGGCGACAAAGATGAAGAATTCCAAATTGGGGATCTGAGAAACTTGAACCTTGAGGGAAGTCTGAAAATACAACTTCGGGGTGATGCGACAGATAAGAGCGAGGTTGAGAAAGCACAATTGTTGGACAAAAAGCTATTTAATCTCACTGTTGATTTTGCAGGGCAGACGAACAGTGCAGAAATACTGAATGCCTTACGACCGCACCCAGATTTGGAATCTTTAAGGATTTGGAGTTATAATGGCACCATGTGGCCCAATTGGATTCAGTCTttgcacaatttgagattccTTACTGTTCGTTGGGGGACACCGTGTGAACTTTGGCCTCTTGGGAAATTGGAATGCCTTGAAAGACTGGTCCTATACAGTATGGAAGGAGTGAAAAAGGTCGGTGTTGAATTTTTGGGATTAGAAGATCAAACCTCATTCAGAATCAGATCACCCCAAATATTATTCCCAAAATTGAAACAACTCCACTTTTACAACATGTCGAATTGGGAAGAGTGGGAAGGCGTGGAAGAGTGGACCAAAGAAGATTCTGAAATTACAATCATGCCATGCCTTTCTGAGTTAAGAATTGGCGGCTGCGAATTGCTAAAGGCACTGCCAGACTTCATCTTCAAAACACCACTGCAGACTCTTGGCATCATCAGATGTCGGAGACTTGCAGAGCATTACGAAGAAGGCAATGGAGAGTGGGCTAAGATTTCTGCTAACATCCGCATTTACTCCCGGTAA